The genomic DNA AATGGTACTTAAGGTGTAACTGTGGCATAAAAAGAGGCAGTTGTTTTGGCCTGAATATGATATAAATATCTTTCATGAATTTACCACATACAGTTAAGCGTAAAAATAGATACTGTAAATCACTACTAGTGCCATAAAGTAAAGTATGGACTAAGACTGTCCTATTCATAGTTTCTTTCAATTAGCATTCAATTAGCcaaataccacaaataaatgtaactgAATGTAACTTCTATGTATATGGTACTACAACAAAAGTTTGTCattaagttattaaagataTTAAATATGCTGGTGGTTATTATTGCAGTAGCTTAACTTTACTCACGTAACATATCTTATACACTTCATTTAGGACCATTAAGATATCAAGGCACCAGTTCAGCAGTTAGATACTTTAGGTGTCAGTACACAGTCATTAATTTAATCTCAACCATTATGAGTACCTTAACCTCACTGCAAGTAAGACAAAggaatgaaataaatttaagaTGTCCCAACCTAACTGATCCTATCATCAATAACTCTGAAGATTTCATTTtgtctaatgaaaaaaaaaaatttttaatgatcagtaaaaaaaaaaaaacgtttttgccACAGTACCTTTTCTGTATACCCACCTGTGTTCATGTTATTCTCCGTGTAGTGTGGCAGGTCAGTCTCATGCGCCAACAGGGAGCAGAACTTCTTGTTGCGGATGCAGAGTAGTATGGTGGCCTTCTCCAGGACTAGGTACTTCACCCATTGTGGCACATGGGTCTGCAGATCCTGCTTATGCACCAGCCTTACAATCAGCACTGTCTCAGTGAGGCTGATCACCAGAAGGGCCATGCACACAATGAAGTACACACctaacataaacaaaaacagcatTAAACATCTCAATACATTACACTTTGGATACTGTTTGTATGATACTTACAGTATGCAACTATTTGAAACATTtcgtgatttttaaaaaattgccttAATTTGAATTTATGGGATTGTTTTCTTTTAACCATAAGATGCTCTTCAGTAGAAACTGGACCTGCTTAAACCTTCTGATGATTATTTACTGTACCTCTCATCTGTAAGCTTTTATCAGTTCTAACTCCAAGCCTCCATGTCTATCGTTAGGGTCACCTGAGTCTGAACAGGTATTGTAAGTGCCCTGGTCGGTCTAAGCTTAGGTCCTTTATTTAAAGAGATTTGTTTTAGGTAGATGTAGATGGTTTCTCTTTCCAAAATGTGGACATTGCGATCTTTGAAGGAGTGACCCATGTCTTTCAGATGCAGATGGACTGCTGAGTCTTGTCCTGAGGAGCTGGCTCTCTTGTTTCTACCATGTGCCTATAAAGTGGTTATTTGGTTTCTGTAGTGGTTTCTGTGTGCTCTCCTTTGGGATTTGGACTGCATATAGTACATTACTCTGCTTATATCTGGGTGTTTTGTCCTTGTATTGGACAACTTTGTGCCTCAGGGCGTTACTAGGTTTGAAATGTAAAGTACAGTGATGCTGTGTTTGTTGAAAATCCTCCAGAGTTTTTCAGCTATTCTAGCAACATATGGCATGACAATGTTGTTGCACTTGTTGTTCtttttgtctctgtctgttGTGGAAGCAATCCTACTGCATCTTTTCGTGGATTTAATGAAAAAGTCAGCTTAAATAACCACATGTTTTGAGTAATTACTTAATGTGTTTGTTTCCCTTCTGCTTTCCATCCAGATTTGTAGGCACATTATCTGTATCCCAGTAGCATAGGGTTCTGATCACCACTAGTTGGTGCTACAGAGGATGGTGAGAGAGCATGTGTTGATTCCTGTATAATATTGAGGCTTCTGTTTCCTTTCCTGTGTGACTGCCCACTGTAGTGGTGTGTTTGGTGAAGGTTTCATCATCAATCTTAATGCATTAACAtatcaagacatcttggacaatccTTTGCTTCCAATTTTGTGGCAACTGTATGGGGAAGGCCCTTTCCTATTTTAACATGActatgtggaagaacttgactggcccacaCAGAGCCCTggcctcaaccccatcgagtacatttgggatgaactggaaggGATACTGTGCTgtcaacacaaacaaaaaaatgcgtAGCATAACACAAGAGAGGATAAGACTCAGCAGTCCATTGGCATCCTACAGACAAGTATCACTCCTTTGAAGATGGCAATGTCCACATTCAGAGACAGAGAAGACTGATGGCTTGAAAGAGGAATAAAGGAAGCCATCTACGTCAACCTGGAACAACCCTTACTTAGACACCACTTATCACCCACTTACAATGCAGTTCTTTCATCACTCATGGGGCAGTTTTACAGTTGTTCATGCTTTGACTCAAGTGACCCTAATGACACACATGAAAGCCTGGTGGAACAACAACCACCAGGTGACCATCAGGGTGTCAATGACTTCACTTTGAGGTTTATACGTCTGTCTCTCCAAGGCAATTAGTTAGAACCGATGAAACCTTTCAGTTGAGAAGTAAAACAGCTTCATCACCTTTAAGCATGTCTAGCTGCCACTGGGATACCATGATTCTGGACGACTGATAATCTCCACAGACTTTTAACCATGAGTCATAAAAGTGAACGACATTTACCTGTACTTATCATAGCTAATGTGCCAGTCCCAGTAAAAGAGGTGGGGTCTATGTACCTgtcagtcccagtgaaggaggcataatgtctgtgtctctgttatttaaagagaaggaggtgtggcctctgtatatTTCAATCCTACTGAAGGAGGTgtggtgtctgtgtctgtcCGTCACAGGAaaaaggtgtggcctatgtaccTATCAGTCCTAGTGAAAGAGGGGATTTTCTGTGCCTGTCTGGCTGAATGAAGGAGGTGTTTCTGTCAATCAAAATAAGGGGAAACATGGCATCTACACTTATCTGTCGTAGCGtaagaggtgtggcctatgtgcctgTCAATCacaataaaggaggtgtggcacCTGTGCCTTTCAATCACAGAAATACTGTATAGACATGGcctctacagtatatctgtcaGTTCctctaaaggaggtgtggcttctgtgccTACTTGTCTCATTATCATTCTTGTACAAGAAGTGCTCTATGTatgaacattcaagttacaaaCTTTTGAATATAAGCCTCAATAATGATGGAcacaaaagttaaaataattgaGAGGTTGGCACAATGGGAAAACATTGctcatttttttaacatgaatcgcTCAATCATCTGCACaattctaaagaacaaggacaagatcatggaacatgttagttttacaGTATGCATAGCCAATTGAGTTAGGGTTCTAGTACCTTGATTGGACTaacaaacaaattggacttatgaacTAGTTTTGGGAGTGGAACTCGTTTGTATGTTAGGGACTTCCTGTAATCTCAAAGAAAAACATCACTTTTCCGTTTGTATAATACTGGATTACATTGTGTCTCGGTGTATGGAATTTTGCTGATTTTAATGAGTAGTTTCTATATCTCTTTATATGCAAAGAGAGCtgcatatttttaatatagtagTTATGTTCAGATAAATTCAACACAAGTTTGTTTCATATAGGAAgacattttccaccacatcactgTAATAATTCATATCGCTTTCATGGCTAACGACAAATGTTTCACTCTGTCATGCTCCTTCACACAGCACTAGCATTACTTCCATGTTTTTTGTACTCAAAACAAGATGGACCATTTACCAATGAGAGGGGTGCCAATGGCGGTGGCTGGCAGTGTGTCGGAGACGATGATGAGGAAGACGGAGTATCCCAGCAGCAGAGTGATCTTGAAGGATACTCTCTCCCCGCTGTCAGGGGGGAGGTAGAAACCCACTATATCCATCACCATCAGGAATATGCTGGGGAGAAGTAGATTGACGGTGTAGAACAGCGGTCTGCGGCGAATCACCACCTGAGGGTAGCAGCATGAGAAGCAATTTACCGGTAATGTGGTGGCAAAACTAGAAATGTCGAATTTTATTGAAACAGTTTGGCCAAATTTTTCTCTCATTCCATATGTGATCGATCAGTAAAGGCATGTTTGGCTTCTGATGTTTTGCACTGGAGCTGCAAAATCACTGGTTcatgcaagcaaaaaaaaaaagttaagcaaatgaaatgttaaaattttggCCACCACAGTAATGTCTGATCAACAAAATTAGGAGTAAGAAAATAGTTTAACTAGCATTTAAATGTTAGTTATCCCTGGTTAGGTATTAATGTAAGTTACGAATAGTCAGGAAATTCTAATAGTGTACATGGATGAGGGGGTACACACATGGAACTTCATTTCAGCATAGTGGTCATCACCGTCCACACTGAAGGAATTGTACTTGGACAGGACGTGCAGCAGCTCCCACTCTCCCTGGTTCATGAACAAAATCTTGTCATCCTTCACTTCCTGCGGGGTCCTAATTAGCGTGATGTTGATGTCATTAACTACAGGACGAGAGATGCTAAAGGTCACTTCATTTAGACTGATCACAGCTTCCTGGAGAGAGGTGCAATGCTGACGGCTTTGCCAGTACTCAATTAAATCGGTGTTACCTTGTTGTGAAAAAATGTTTcaataatttacataataaaCCAGTGTTAGTGCACTGGGTTCCTCATTATCGAatatcacatttttatgtaaaccTGACATCTATAGATGTATATAACCTAATTAaacttattaaataatttctccAGAAAGACATAAATACTGGGGTGATCTTATTATGTAATAAAGGGCAGGTAAACTTACTAGTGTGCAGCCAGCTTTGGAAAGTAAGGTTGCATTTCTGGACATCAAAGGGGAAGTTGTAGATGTTGAGAGAGCAGGCTGTTACCACCTGAATAGGTTTGTAGTTCTGCACAAGTCCCTCATTGCTTACGTACACATACGGAATGTCAGGAGACTTTCCAACATCTACACTGTAAGGATAAATCCACAGAGGAAAATGTAACAAAGGGAAATTTATAAATAGATGATAAAATGATAACGGATTATGAGAACCGTAATTCGATACAGTAGAAGGTGGTGGTGTTGAACAATTTGTACTGTTGTCTTTgaaatattttgacatactgtTTAATAGTCATTTGACTAATTGCAATGGATCAGTTAAAAGACAAGAAAGA from Clarias gariepinus isolate MV-2021 ecotype Netherlands chromosome 19, CGAR_prim_01v2, whole genome shotgun sequence includes the following:
- the htr3a gene encoding 5-hydroxytryptamine receptor 3A; this translates as MRTLVVWTALSVFMHIAVTACSVKRLGSNPGRFANATLVRLSEYLSAGYKKGVRPVKDWRVSTMVAIDLMVYSILNVDEKNQVLTTYVWYRQQWIDEFLVWNPEDFDDVRQISIPTANVWVPDILINEFVDVGKSPDIPYVYVSNEGLVQNYKPIQVVTACSLNIYNFPFDVQKCNLTFQSWLHTINDINITLIRTPQEVKDDKILFMNQGEWELLHVLSKYNSFSVDGDDHYAEMKFHVVIRRRPLFYTVNLLLPSIFLMVMDIVGFYLPPDSGERVSFKITLLLGYSVFLIIVSDTLPATAIGTPLIGVYFIVCMALLVISLTETVLIVRLVHKQDLQTHVPQWVKYLVLEKATILLCIRNKKFCSLLAHETDLPHYTENNMNTARCNHHHYDSSRDVDRNLVMGIPIRESTPPVMDNILHEVSSIRQYLEKRQACRDIAKEWLQVGYVLDVLLFRVYLLAMLAYSITLGTLWSVWQYA